One genomic segment of Sphingorhabdus sp. M41 includes these proteins:
- the xth gene encoding exodeoxyribonuclease III → MSDSLKIVSWNINSIRARLDIVERFLTEEAPDVLCLQETKVRNEQFPEGMFRRLGYNHMILHGQPMHHGVAIISRVPLHKDERFDWQNNGEARHVGAVLQNGIRIENVYIPAGGEIADRELNPKFGQKLDFFGRMTEWSQNLKEPTILMGDFNVAPLESDVWSHKALVKVVSHTQIEIDHLYKMRDAHGWVDVGRKLIPDPERLFTWWSYRAKDWRASDKGRRLDHVWVSPELGDKAVSHSVLEDARSWGKPSDHAPLITEFEF, encoded by the coding sequence ATGAGTGATAGTCTGAAAATCGTCAGCTGGAATATTAACAGCATCCGTGCCCGCCTCGACATTGTTGAGCGTTTCCTGACAGAGGAAGCACCCGATGTCCTGTGTCTGCAGGAAACCAAAGTGCGCAACGAACAATTTCCCGAAGGGATGTTCCGGCGCCTCGGCTATAATCACATGATATTGCACGGTCAGCCGATGCACCACGGCGTCGCGATCATCAGCCGCGTGCCGCTGCACAAGGATGAACGGTTTGACTGGCAGAATAATGGCGAAGCCCGCCATGTCGGTGCGGTGCTGCAAAATGGCATCAGAATCGAGAATGTCTATATTCCCGCTGGCGGCGAGATTGCTGACCGTGAACTCAATCCGAAATTCGGGCAGAAGCTCGATTTCTTCGGCCGGATGACCGAATGGTCGCAAAATCTGAAAGAGCCGACGATCCTGATGGGCGACTTCAATGTCGCGCCACTGGAATCCGATGTCTGGAGCCACAAGGCGCTGGTCAAGGTTGTCAGCCACACCCAGATCGAGATCGACCATCTCTACAAGATGCGCGACGCGCATGGCTGGGTCGATGTCGGCCGCAAGCTGATCCCCGATCCCGAGCGCCTCTTCACCTGGTGGAGCTATCGCGCCAAGGACTGGCGCGCCTCGGACAAGGGCCGGCGGCTCGACCATGTCTGGGTCAGCCCGGAGCTGGGAGACAAGGCGGTCAGCCATTCGGTCCTTGAAGACGCGCGCAGCTGGGGCAAGCCATCGGATCACGCGCCACTGATCACGGAATTCGAATTTTGA
- a CDS encoding UbiH/UbiF/VisC/COQ6 family ubiquinone biosynthesis hydroxylase — protein MGIDSRQSDIIILGAGMIGLTQALTLAAHGLRVAIIDRADPADLLNPQNDARVSAINSASWNMFDAIGLADKLRPHGCDIAKILVNDGLKPGTLDFVPGQDEGPMGIMVENAVLRRLLFEAVQAHDGIALYLSTQVASCERGEHLVDIILDNGDQLSAPLLIAADGRGSRMREEAGIIMAHWQYDHSAIVCKIAHEKPHGNTAYELFFPSGPFAILPMLDDADGKHRSAVVWTVSRKDGPAYAKINERAFIAEMMKKTGGFLGELELLTDRQTYPLGFHHSSHLTANRLVLIGDAGHGIHPIAGQGLNLGLRDVAALTECLVEGARTGLDLGDAQILARYDRWRSLDNMMVSAATDLLTRLFGLPGETSSKIRRMGIGLVQRIPPLKAQFMAEAKGETGDLPKLLKGELV, from the coding sequence ATGGGAATTGACTCTCGGCAAAGCGACATCATCATATTGGGAGCGGGCATGATCGGCCTGACCCAGGCGCTGACCCTGGCCGCCCATGGCTTGCGCGTAGCGATCATCGACCGCGCCGATCCGGCCGACTTGCTGAACCCGCAAAATGATGCCCGGGTCTCGGCGATCAACAGCGCCAGCTGGAACATGTTTGACGCCATCGGACTGGCGGACAAATTGCGGCCGCATGGCTGTGATATCGCAAAAATACTGGTCAACGACGGACTCAAGCCCGGCACTCTGGACTTTGTCCCGGGGCAGGACGAAGGCCCGATGGGCATCATGGTGGAAAATGCCGTGCTTCGGCGGCTGTTGTTCGAGGCGGTTCAGGCCCATGACGGCATTGCACTATATCTGTCGACACAGGTCGCGTCCTGCGAACGCGGAGAACATCTCGTCGATATCATCCTCGATAATGGCGACCAGCTTTCCGCGCCGCTGTTGATCGCCGCCGATGGCCGCGGTAGCCGGATGCGCGAGGAAGCCGGCATCATCATGGCGCACTGGCAATATGATCATAGCGCGATCGTCTGCAAGATCGCGCATGAGAAGCCGCACGGCAACACCGCCTATGAGCTGTTTTTCCCGTCCGGCCCGTTCGCCATCCTGCCGATGCTCGACGATGCGGATGGCAAGCACCGCTCGGCGGTAGTGTGGACGGTCTCGAGAAAAGACGGCCCGGCCTATGCCAAGATCAACGAGCGCGCCTTCATCGCCGAAATGATGAAGAAAACCGGTGGTTTTCTCGGCGAACTTGAATTGCTGACCGACCGCCAGACTTACCCTCTGGGCTTTCACCATAGCTCCCATCTGACCGCCAATCGTCTGGTGCTGATCGGTGATGCCGGCCATGGCATCCACCCGATCGCGGGGCAGGGGCTCAATCTTGGCCTGCGCGATGTCGCGGCGCTGACCGAATGTCTGGTTGAGGGCGCGCGCACCGGCCTCGATCTTGGCGATGCGCAAATTCTCGCGCGCTATGACCGCTGGCGCAGCCTCGACAATATGATGGTTTCGGCGGCAACCGACCTGCTGACGCGGCTGTTCGGCCTGCCGGGAGAGACCTCTTCGAAGATTCGCCGCATGGGCATCGGCTTGGTTCAGCGGATTCCGCCGCTCAAGGCGCAATTCATGGCCGAGGCCAAAGGCGAAACAGGCGATCTGCCCAAATTGCTCAAGGGCGAACTGGTCTAG
- a CDS encoding OmpA family protein encodes MRMNKSIVTAVSLGALALTSGCVTDPETGNRTISKAAIGGLGGVVGGYLLGDVLGGRNDRTAKIVGAGLGGLAGAGIGYYMDEQEKKLRQQTAGTGIDVTREGDNLILNMPSSVTFAVDSSAISPAFQTTLGNVANTLSQYEKSYVDVLGHTDSTGSDSYNQALSERRAEAVANFLANSGVQRARLATKGYGESQPVASNSTEEGRAANRRVEIKIVPIAQDDLNN; translated from the coding sequence ATGCGGATGAACAAATCAATAGTTACAGCGGTTTCGCTTGGCGCCTTGGCACTGACCAGCGGCTGCGTAACCGACCCCGAAACCGGAAACCGGACCATCTCCAAAGCAGCCATTGGCGGCCTCGGCGGCGTTGTCGGCGGATATCTGCTCGGCGACGTGCTGGGTGGTCGCAATGACCGTACGGCCAAGATCGTCGGCGCCGGCCTCGGTGGCCTCGCCGGTGCAGGCATCGGCTATTATATGGACGAGCAGGAAAAGAAGCTGCGGCAGCAAACCGCCGGCACCGGTATCGATGTCACCCGGGAAGGCGATAATCTGATCCTGAACATGCCGTCGAGCGTCACTTTCGCCGTCGACAGCAGCGCAATCAGTCCAGCCTTCCAGACGACATTGGGCAATGTTGCCAACACTTTGTCGCAATATGAGAAAAGCTATGTCGATGTGCTCGGCCACACCGACAGCACCGGCAGCGATTCTTATAATCAGGCTCTGTCCGAGCGGCGCGCCGAAGCGGTTGCCAATTTTCTTGCCAACAGCGGCGTACAGCGCGCCCGTCTGGCAACAAAGGGCTATGGTGAAAGCCAGCCAGTCGCCAGCAACAGCACCGAAGAAGGCCGGGCAGCCAATCGCCGGGTCGAAATCAAGATTGTCCCGATCGCGCAGGATGATCTGAACAACTAA
- a CDS encoding LolA family protein — MFKYAFALIAAPLALTASLPATAQQSPADSLSKIQAHLRAMSTMTANFTQTDRGGQLLTGTLTLKQPGKIRFQYQKDANLLIVGDGKALTLIDYEVNQVQRWPISNSPLAALLNPERDLSKYGKIIPTRNPGVLSVEVRDPKRPEYGIITMVFTKKPGAPGGLSLDGWVSLDSKNNRTSIRLSNQKFGVPVSNGSFNWDDPRKKSRGKR, encoded by the coding sequence ATGTTTAAATATGCTTTCGCCTTGATCGCTGCGCCGCTGGCACTGACGGCAAGCCTGCCCGCCACCGCACAGCAAAGCCCCGCCGACAGTCTGTCGAAAATTCAAGCCCATCTGCGCGCCATGTCGACGATGACCGCGAATTTCACCCAGACCGATCGCGGCGGGCAATTGCTGACCGGCACGCTCACCTTGAAGCAGCCCGGCAAGATTCGCTTTCAATATCAGAAAGATGCCAACTTGCTGATCGTCGGCGACGGGAAAGCGCTGACATTGATCGACTATGAAGTGAATCAGGTCCAGCGCTGGCCGATCAGCAATAGTCCGCTCGCCGCACTGCTCAATCCGGAACGGGACCTGTCAAAATATGGCAAAATCATTCCGACTCGCAATCCCGGGGTGCTGAGCGTCGAAGTCCGCGACCCGAAACGGCCGGAATATGGCATAATCACGATGGTTTTCACGAAAAAACCCGGCGCGCCCGGCGGTTTGAGCCTGGATGGATGGGTGTCGCTCGATTCGAAAAATAATCGCACATCGATCCGCCTGTCCAATCAGAAATTCGGTGTTCCGGTCTCCAACGGCAGCTTCAACTGGGATGATCCGCGGAAAAAAAGCCGCGGCAAGCGATGA
- a CDS encoding SDR family NAD(P)-dependent oxidoreductase: MTKVNFSIDLTGRTAIVTGASAGLGRRFAKILAACGAKVACTARRKDKLDDLVSEITAAGGTAKAFALDVRDAAQLQAIIPTVTETLGQPDILVNNAGIVDAEHATRMSIDLIDDVLDTNLRSVVILSNEFARPLIAKKTPGRIVNVASIAATSYGGGGAALYSVTKAGVVRVTETLAVEWSKFHINVNGIAPGLFATDMADGMIERAGDFSVHFPRKRVAQPEQMDSTLLFLVSPSSDAVTGTVIKIDDGQGSR; encoded by the coding sequence ATGACCAAAGTCAATTTTTCCATCGATCTCACAGGACGGACTGCCATCGTAACCGGTGCGTCAGCCGGATTGGGCCGTCGTTTTGCCAAAATATTGGCGGCTTGCGGCGCGAAGGTCGCATGCACTGCCCGCCGCAAGGACAAGCTGGACGATCTGGTCAGCGAGATCACCGCTGCTGGCGGCACCGCCAAAGCCTTTGCACTGGATGTCCGCGATGCCGCTCAGCTTCAGGCCATCATCCCAACGGTTACCGAAACGCTCGGCCAGCCGGATATATTGGTGAATAATGCAGGGATCGTTGACGCCGAACATGCCACCCGGATGTCGATAGACCTGATCGACGATGTGCTGGATACAAATCTGCGCAGCGTGGTCATCTTGTCGAACGAGTTTGCCCGTCCGCTGATCGCAAAAAAAACGCCGGGACGGATCGTCAATGTCGCGTCTATCGCAGCGACTAGCTATGGTGGTGGCGGGGCAGCTCTCTATTCAGTAACCAAGGCCGGTGTGGTTCGTGTCACCGAAACGCTGGCAGTCGAATGGTCGAAATTTCACATCAATGTGAATGGCATTGCGCCGGGCCTGTTCGCCACCGACATGGCCGATGGCATGATCGAGCGTGCTGGCGATTTTTCGGTACATTTCCCGCGCAAGCGGGTGGCTCAGCCGGAGCAGATGGACAGCACCCTGCTGTTTCTGGTGTCGCCGTCTTCTGATGCGGTGACCGGCACCGTGATCAAGATCGATGACGGTCAGGGTTCGCGCTAG
- a CDS encoding DNA translocase FtsK — translation MAEKANEANWREIMRLSLLRSGALIGAIAIFLATVFLLLALASYSPSDPSFNTSAGSVEHNWMGIFGSYMSDLLLLLIGLPVILFLPLLLLLANRLWRDIPQPDWKQQLLWCLVATLLVSTGLALWFPEPEMELPSGLGGLSGMLIANGTSAGLNAISASWSGLISGILVALTVTGGLVLGYFSLRLDRPLFSGTSFKIPAMKSPFAEKEDGLVIEPDRSGVTKPKSKKEPAPRKSVKPDNRPPPEISERALPPKKAGVSKGKQGDFFGPYVLPSLDLLTPAPEQNNNVIDKAGLERNARLLESVLDDFHVKGTINAVRPGPVVTMYELEPAPGIKASRVIQLAEDIARNMSALSARVAAIPGRTVMGIELPNANREMVVLHEMVGSDSFAEQTGKLPIILGKNISGDPVIADLAPMPHLLVAGTTGSGKSVGLNCMILSLLYRLTPDDCKMIMIDPKMLELSTYDDIPHLLSPVVTEPAKAIRALKWAVEQMEERYRMMSSISVRNLANYNEKVKAAKAKGQPLGRRVQTGYDPETSRPIYEEEQLDFEVLPQIVIIVDELADLMMTAGKEVEFLIQRLAQKARAAGIHLIMATQRPSVDVITGVIKANLPTRISFHVTSKIDSRTILGEQGAEQLLGKGDMLYMPGGKQLTRVHGPFVSDDEVRRVADHWRSQGTPDYIQAVTEEPEDGSFALDGADLSDSKEDRQYTQACQIVFESQKVSTSWLQRQLRIGYNTAARIIDRMEEDDFISAPNHIGRREVLRDQHGEPL, via the coding sequence ATGGCGGAAAAAGCCAATGAAGCAAACTGGCGCGAGATCATGCGGCTCAGCCTGCTGCGCAGTGGTGCCCTGATCGGGGCCATCGCGATCTTTCTGGCGACCGTGTTCCTGTTGCTGGCACTGGCCAGCTATTCTCCCAGCGACCCTTCGTTCAATACATCGGCGGGCAGCGTTGAACATAACTGGATGGGGATTTTCGGTTCCTATATGTCCGACCTGTTATTGCTGCTGATCGGCTTGCCGGTCATATTATTCCTGCCGCTGCTATTGTTGCTCGCCAATCGCCTGTGGCGCGACATTCCCCAGCCCGACTGGAAGCAGCAGCTGCTTTGGTGCCTGGTAGCGACTTTGCTGGTGAGCACCGGCCTGGCGCTCTGGTTCCCCGAACCGGAAATGGAATTGCCTTCGGGCCTTGGCGGACTTTCCGGCATGCTGATCGCTAACGGAACCAGCGCCGGTCTCAACGCGATATCGGCCAGCTGGAGCGGCCTGATTTCCGGCATCCTGGTTGCGTTGACCGTGACTGGCGGTCTGGTCCTCGGCTATTTCAGCCTGAGACTCGACAGGCCGCTCTTCTCTGGAACATCTTTCAAAATCCCGGCGATGAAAAGCCCTTTTGCCGAGAAGGAAGACGGTCTGGTAATCGAGCCTGATCGGTCTGGCGTAACCAAACCCAAGTCCAAGAAAGAACCGGCTCCGCGCAAATCGGTCAAACCGGACAACCGGCCACCACCGGAAATCAGCGAACGGGCGTTGCCGCCGAAGAAAGCCGGCGTCAGCAAAGGCAAGCAGGGCGATTTCTTCGGGCCTTATGTGCTGCCATCGCTCGACCTGCTGACCCCTGCGCCGGAACAGAATAACAATGTGATCGACAAGGCCGGTCTGGAACGCAACGCGCGCCTGCTCGAATCCGTGCTCGACGACTTTCACGTCAAGGGGACGATCAACGCGGTCCGGCCCGGTCCGGTGGTCACCATGTACGAACTGGAACCGGCGCCGGGCATCAAGGCAAGCCGTGTCATCCAGCTGGCCGAAGATATTGCCCGCAACATGTCGGCGCTGTCGGCGCGTGTTGCCGCGATTCCCGGGCGCACGGTCATGGGGATCGAATTGCCCAATGCCAATCGCGAGATGGTGGTGCTGCACGAAATGGTCGGCAGCGACAGTTTCGCCGAGCAAACCGGCAAGCTGCCGATCATTCTCGGCAAGAATATCTCCGGCGATCCGGTTATCGCCGATCTGGCGCCGATGCCGCATCTGCTCGTCGCCGGCACCACCGGTTCGGGTAAATCGGTCGGCCTGAACTGCATGATATTGTCATTGCTCTACCGGCTGACGCCTGACGATTGCAAAATGATCATGATCGATCCGAAGATGCTGGAACTCAGCACCTATGACGATATTCCGCACCTGCTGTCGCCGGTGGTGACCGAACCGGCCAAGGCCATAAGAGCGCTGAAATGGGCAGTCGAGCAGATGGAAGAACGCTACCGGATGATGTCCTCCATCTCGGTGCGCAATCTGGCCAATTATAACGAGAAGGTGAAAGCCGCCAAAGCCAAGGGCCAGCCGCTCGGACGCCGCGTCCAGACCGGCTATGATCCCGAAACCTCGCGCCCGATTTACGAGGAAGAGCAGCTCGACTTTGAAGTATTGCCGCAGATCGTGATCATCGTCGACGAGCTTGCCGACCTGATGATGACCGCAGGCAAGGAAGTCGAATTCCTGATCCAGCGGCTCGCGCAAAAGGCGCGTGCGGCCGGTATCCACCTGATCATGGCGACGCAGCGGCCCTCGGTCGATGTCATCACCGGCGTGATCAAGGCCAACCTGCCGACCCGGATCAGCTTTCACGTCACCTCGAAGATCGATTCCCGGACTATTCTGGGCGAACAGGGCGCGGAACAGCTGCTCGGCAAGGGCGACATGCTGTACATGCCCGGTGGCAAGCAGCTGACGCGCGTTCACGGACCGTTCGTCTCCGATGACGAAGTCCGGCGGGTTGCCGACCACTGGCGCTCGCAGGGAACGCCCGATTATATCCAGGCGGTGACCGAAGAGCCCGAAGATGGCAGCTTTGCCTTGGACGGCGCGGATCTGAGCGACAGCAAGGAAGATCGCCAATATACGCAGGCTTGCCAGATTGTCTTCGAAAGCCAGAAAGTCTCGACCAGCTGGCTGCAGCGGCAATTGCGGATCGGTTATAATACCGCCGCGCGGATCATCGACCGGATGGAGGAAGATGATTTCATCAGCGCGCCCAACCATATCGGACGCCGCGAAGTGCTGCGCGACCAACATGGCGAGCCGCTCTAG
- a CDS encoding hemolysin family protein produces the protein MDNMTPFPWFDVAIIIVLVLINGVFAMSELAIVSARKAQLHSLADQGSRGAKAALRLAGDPGKFLSTVQIGITLIGIIAGAFSGASLGGPVAERLQALGMGRELSGTVGFAIVIGLTTYASLVVGELVPKQIALRSAERIALTMAQPMELLARISAPLVWLLDNSSALIFRMMRMKRDQVNHVTADELQMVFAEATRSGVIEEHERAVIAGVVRMADRPIREVMTPRTEVDWLDIDAKREDIHKLLIGSQHSRFPVAEHSVDEILGVVQARDIVAAQLGGEELDLRRLMRPLEKVPDQLDALDALDILREAEVPMILVHDEYGHFEGIVTPNDLLSSIAGEFVSDQDEKTQRSLIERADGSYLVSGAMAIDALAERLSIRLSEDRDYATVAGHALAQLRHLPEEGESFEDQDWIFEIVDMDGRKIDKLIVRASNPDMD, from the coding sequence ATGGACAATATGACACCCTTTCCCTGGTTTGACGTTGCGATCATAATTGTGCTGGTGCTGATCAATGGCGTATTTGCCATGTCGGAACTGGCGATCGTTTCTGCGCGCAAGGCGCAGCTGCACAGTCTGGCCGATCAAGGCAGCCGGGGAGCGAAAGCTGCGCTCCGCCTCGCTGGCGATCCCGGCAAATTTCTCTCCACCGTGCAAATCGGCATCACCTTGATCGGTATCATCGCCGGTGCATTTTCCGGAGCCAGTCTCGGCGGCCCGGTGGCGGAGCGACTGCAGGCGCTGGGCATGGGCCGGGAACTCTCTGGTACAGTCGGCTTTGCAATTGTCATAGGCCTGACCACTTATGCGTCGCTGGTGGTCGGTGAACTGGTGCCGAAGCAGATTGCCTTGCGCTCGGCGGAACGGATCGCGCTGACCATGGCCCAGCCGATGGAATTGCTGGCGCGTATTTCCGCGCCGCTGGTCTGGCTGCTGGACAATAGCAGCGCTCTGATTTTCCGGATGATGCGGATGAAGCGCGATCAGGTCAATCATGTGACCGCAGATGAGTTGCAGATGGTCTTTGCCGAAGCGACGCGTTCCGGTGTCATCGAAGAACATGAACGCGCCGTGATTGCCGGAGTCGTCCGCATGGCCGACCGCCCGATCCGCGAGGTAATGACTCCGCGGACCGAAGTCGACTGGCTGGATATCGACGCGAAAAGGGAAGATATTCACAAGCTGCTGATCGGATCCCAGCACAGCCGCTTTCCGGTTGCGGAACATTCCGTCGACGAGATTCTGGGCGTGGTTCAGGCTCGCGATATCGTTGCGGCGCAACTCGGCGGCGAAGAGCTGGATCTGCGCAGATTGATGCGTCCGCTCGAGAAAGTGCCGGATCAGCTTGATGCGCTCGACGCGCTCGACATATTGCGGGAAGCCGAAGTGCCGATGATTTTGGTACACGATGAATATGGGCATTTCGAGGGTATCGTCACGCCCAATGACCTGCTCAGTTCGATCGCCGGTGAATTTGTCTCGGATCAGGATGAGAAAACCCAGCGCAGCCTGATCGAGCGAGCGGACGGCAGCTATCTGGTCTCTGGTGCCATGGCAATTGATGCGCTGGCCGAGCGGCTCAGCATCAGGCTGTCAGAGGACCGCGACTATGCGACGGTTGCCGGTCATGCGCTGGCGCAATTGCGCCACCTGCCCGAAGAAGGCGAAAGCTTCGAGGATCAGGACTGGATATTCGAAATTGTCGACATGGATGGTCGCAAGATCGACAAGCTGATTGTCCGGGCGAGCAACCCGGACATGGATTGA
- the ribA gene encoding GTP cyclohydrolase II, with product MNAAPHDEARKADGARQAAARRAARAIDALRRGWPIGVKANGKRLNLLPVETGNLDEALPSSGTVSLLISASRAATLKLLNQFAAADPNLPIQISLPAPVTAAEIIAIVDPVLDMQYPMKGPFRSETLTNAPAATAAMELARQGGLLPAFVIVDDAEDKVDAEDAAAYADSTALAISAHARLPVAANSEAHIYGFRSDADATDHVALVVGKRDSSTPVVRLHSECLTGDVLGSLKCDCGPQLHAALGQMTEANWGVLLYLRQEGRGIGLINKLRAYALQDQGFDTVDANQRLGFAIDARDFSIAARMLELLNVPKVRLLTNNPEKVEGLEACGVTVEERLPVKIAANPHNEFYLDTKRDRTGHKL from the coding sequence TTGAACGCAGCGCCTCACGACGAGGCCCGCAAGGCAGATGGGGCCCGGCAGGCTGCCGCTCGCCGAGCGGCCCGCGCGATTGACGCGCTCCGTCGGGGCTGGCCGATCGGCGTCAAAGCGAATGGCAAGCGGCTGAATCTGTTGCCGGTCGAGACCGGCAATCTGGATGAGGCCCTGCCCTCGTCCGGGACGGTCTCTTTGCTCATCTCAGCCAGCCGCGCAGCGACGCTGAAACTGCTCAACCAGTTCGCTGCCGCCGACCCGAACCTGCCGATCCAGATCAGCCTTCCGGCGCCCGTGACCGCAGCAGAGATTATAGCGATCGTCGATCCGGTGCTCGACATGCAATATCCGATGAAGGGACCGTTCCGCAGCGAGACTCTGACCAATGCGCCAGCCGCCACCGCCGCAATGGAACTGGCGCGCCAGGGCGGATTGCTCCCGGCGTTCGTGATCGTCGATGATGCGGAGGATAAAGTAGATGCAGAGGATGCCGCGGCCTATGCCGATTCCACCGCGCTGGCGATCAGCGCCCATGCCCGGCTCCCGGTCGCAGCCAATTCAGAAGCGCATATCTACGGCTTTCGCAGCGACGCCGATGCTACCGATCATGTCGCGCTGGTGGTTGGCAAGCGCGACAGCAGCACGCCGGTCGTGCGCCTGCACAGTGAATGCCTGACCGGCGACGTTCTCGGCAGCCTGAAATGCGATTGCGGGCCGCAGCTCCACGCCGCGCTCGGACAGATGACCGAGGCGAACTGGGGCGTCCTGCTCTATCTGCGGCAGGAGGGACGTGGGATCGGCCTGATCAACAAGCTGCGCGCCTATGCGCTGCAGGATCAGGGCTTTGACACGGTCGATGCGAACCAACGGCTGGGTTTCGCCATTGATGCGCGGGACTTTTCCATCGCCGCCCGGATGCTGGAGCTGCTCAACGTGCCCAAGGTCAGATTGCTAACCAACAATCCGGAAAAAGTGGAAGGTTTGGAAGCATGTGGCGTGACCGTGGAAGAACGGCTGCCGGTCAAGATTGCCGCCAATCCGCATAATGAATTCTATCTCGACACCAAGCGGGACCGGACGGGACATAAATTATAA
- a CDS encoding YXWGXW repeat-containing protein has protein sequence MKNKYIAACMAGTMILTGCAGHMHSPYRDGRVPIGLQVSFIANAPPPPRRVIIPPRPVVGAVWIDGYWDWTGVRFVWVDGFWDPNPPRNRVWEKSRWVHSKQGWYRTPGRWRER, from the coding sequence ATGAAGAACAAATATATTGCCGCATGCATGGCTGGCACGATGATATTGACCGGATGCGCCGGACATATGCATTCACCCTATCGGGACGGACGCGTGCCCATCGGTCTGCAGGTTTCGTTCATCGCCAATGCGCCACCACCGCCGCGCCGCGTCATCATTCCGCCGCGCCCGGTGGTCGGAGCGGTCTGGATTGACGGCTATTGGGACTGGACCGGCGTCCGCTTCGTCTGGGTTGACGGCTTCTGGGACCCCAATCCGCCGCGGAACAGAGTTTGGGAAAAGAGCCGCTGGGTGCACAGCAAACAGGGTTGGTACCGGACACCGGGGCGCTGGAGAGAGCGGTGA